The Aquipuribacter hungaricus genome contains a region encoding:
- the fdhA gene encoding formaldehyde dehydrogenase, glutathione-independent — protein MASNRAVAYIGPGTVEVQEIPYPKLELQDGPGVNPANVGRKCEHGVILKVVTTNICGSDQHMVRGRTTAPENLVLGHEITGEVVEVGRDVEFIKQGDLCSVPFNIACGRCRNCKEGKTGICLNVNPARPGAAYGYVDMGGWVGGQAEYVMVPYADWNLLWFPDRDQALEKITDLTMLSDIFPTGFHGAVTAGVKPGSTVYVAGAGPVGIAAAVGAQLLGASVVIVADLVESRLAQARSIGCETVDVSKGSPQDQIEQVLGVPEVDAAVDAVGFEARGHGADAGTEAPATVLNSLMDVTAAGGAIGIPGLYVTGDPGGVDEAAKVGALSLSMGTGWAKSLSFTTGQCPVMRYNLGLMKAILADRVQIAKAVNATVIPLDEAPAGYADFDSGAAKKYVIDPHGMVA, from the coding sequence GTGGCGTCCAACAGAGCAGTCGCGTACATCGGCCCCGGCACGGTCGAGGTCCAGGAGATCCCCTACCCCAAGCTCGAGCTGCAGGACGGCCCGGGTGTCAACCCGGCCAACGTCGGCCGGAAGTGCGAGCACGGGGTCATCCTCAAGGTCGTCACCACCAACATCTGCGGCAGCGACCAGCACATGGTGCGGGGCCGCACGACCGCCCCGGAGAACCTCGTGCTGGGCCACGAGATCACCGGCGAGGTGGTCGAGGTCGGCCGCGACGTGGAGTTCATCAAGCAGGGCGACCTGTGCTCCGTGCCGTTCAACATCGCCTGCGGTCGGTGCCGCAACTGCAAGGAGGGCAAGACCGGCATCTGCCTCAACGTCAACCCGGCGCGGCCCGGGGCCGCCTACGGCTACGTCGACATGGGCGGCTGGGTCGGCGGCCAGGCCGAGTACGTCATGGTCCCGTACGCGGACTGGAACCTGCTCTGGTTCCCGGACCGGGACCAGGCCCTGGAGAAGATCACCGACCTGACGATGCTGTCGGACATCTTCCCGACCGGCTTCCACGGCGCCGTCACCGCGGGCGTGAAGCCCGGCTCGACGGTCTACGTGGCAGGGGCGGGGCCGGTCGGCATCGCCGCCGCGGTCGGGGCGCAGCTGCTCGGGGCCTCCGTCGTCATCGTCGCGGACCTCGTGGAGTCGCGGCTGGCGCAGGCGCGCAGCATCGGTTGCGAGACCGTCGACGTGTCGAAGGGGTCGCCCCAGGACCAGATCGAGCAGGTCCTCGGCGTCCCCGAGGTCGACGCGGCCGTCGACGCGGTCGGCTTCGAGGCCCGGGGCCACGGCGCCGACGCCGGCACCGAGGCGCCGGCGACGGTGCTCAACTCGCTGATGGACGTCACCGCGGCGGGCGGCGCCATCGGCATCCCCGGCCTGTACGTCACCGGCGACCCGGGGGGCGTCGACGAGGCGGCCAAGGTCGGTGCCCTGTCCCTGAGCATGGGCACCGGCTGGGCCAAGTCGCTGTCGTTCACGACCGGGCAGTGCCCGGTGATGCGCTACAACCTCGGCCTCATGAAGGCGATCCTCGCCGACAGGGTGCAGATCGCGAAGGCGGTCAACGCGACGGTCATCCCGCTGGACGAGGCGCCGGCCGGCTACGCCGACTTTGACTCCGGGGCGGCCAAGAAGTACGTCATCGACCCCCACGGGATGGTCGCCTGA
- a CDS encoding GuaB3 family IMP dehydrogenase-related protein, with protein sequence MNELEIGRAKRGRRAYSLDDVAVVPSRRTRDPEDVSTAWQIDAYRFELPLLAAPMDSVMSPATAVEVGRLGGLGVLDLEGVWTRYDDPEPLLAEIAELDPAAATVRMQEVYAEPIRPELVRDRLAEIRAAGVTVAGSLSPQRTQELWQTVAKAGVDLFVIRGTTVSAEHVSARSEPLNLKRFIYELDVPVIVGGAATYTAALHLMRTGAAGVLVGFGGGAAHTTRKTMGIHAPMATALADVAGARRDYLDESGGRYVHVIADGGMGLSGAVVNAVACGADAVMLGAALARAEEAPGRGWHWGSEAHHAVLPRGERVHVGTVAPLQEILLGPGRSADGTTNMFGALRRAMATTGYLDVKEFQRVEMVVSPYRPA encoded by the coding sequence GTGAACGAGCTGGAGATCGGACGGGCCAAGCGCGGTCGACGGGCGTACTCGCTGGACGACGTCGCCGTCGTCCCCTCGCGCCGCACGCGCGACCCCGAGGACGTCTCGACCGCGTGGCAGATCGACGCCTACCGCTTCGAGCTCCCGCTGCTAGCCGCCCCGATGGACTCCGTCATGAGCCCGGCCACGGCCGTCGAGGTCGGCCGGCTCGGCGGGCTCGGCGTCCTCGACCTGGAGGGCGTGTGGACGCGGTACGACGACCCCGAGCCGCTGCTGGCCGAGATCGCCGAGCTCGACCCGGCCGCGGCCACCGTCCGGATGCAGGAGGTGTACGCCGAGCCGATCCGCCCCGAGCTGGTCCGTGACCGGCTCGCCGAGATCCGCGCTGCCGGCGTCACCGTCGCGGGGTCGCTGAGCCCGCAGCGCACCCAGGAGCTGTGGCAGACCGTCGCCAAGGCCGGCGTCGACCTGTTCGTCATCCGCGGCACCACCGTGTCCGCCGAGCACGTGTCGGCCCGCAGCGAGCCGCTCAACCTCAAGCGCTTCATCTACGAGCTCGACGTGCCCGTCATCGTCGGCGGCGCCGCGACGTACACCGCGGCGCTGCACCTCATGCGGACCGGTGCGGCGGGCGTGCTCGTCGGCTTCGGCGGCGGGGCCGCGCACACCACCCGCAAGACGATGGGTATCCACGCCCCGATGGCGACGGCCCTGGCGGACGTCGCCGGTGCCCGCCGGGACTACCTCGACGAGTCCGGCGGCCGCTACGTCCACGTCATCGCCGACGGCGGCATGGGCCTGTCCGGCGCGGTCGTCAACGCCGTGGCCTGCGGCGCGGACGCGGTCATGCTCGGCGCGGCGCTCGCCCGCGCCGAGGAGGCCCCCGGCCGCGGCTGGCACTGGGGCTCCGAGGCCCACCACGCCGTGCTGCCCCGCGGCGAGCGGGTGCACGTCGGCACGGTGGCACCGCTGCAGGAGATCCTCCTCGGACCGGGTCGCAGCGCGGACGGCACGACGAACATGTTCGGCGCGCTCCGCCGGGCCATGGCGACGACCGGCTACCTCGACGTCAAGGAGTTCCAGCGCGTCGAGATGGTCGTCTCGCCCTACCGCCCGGCCTGA